AGAGCTTGCGCACCCAGCCGCGGAAGGGGATGGCGTCCGACGCCAGGTCGGCGGCCGCGCCCAGGGCGGTCTCGCGGCTGCGATCGAAGGGATCCTGGTCCTGCACCGCGATGCGGTCGATATCGGGGCCCAGCGCCTCGTCCAGCGGACGGACGAGGGCGATCAGCTGTTGGCAGCGGTAGCCCTTGGGCGGGCGCTCGTACGGGTCGGCCATGGCCTGCAGCAGCACCGGCGGGATCTTGGTGCGCAGCAGGTTCAGGTCCCGCAGGGGCGCGGTGGCGGCGCCTTCGACGCTCTCGCGCTTGACCTCGTCCGAGGTCTTCACCTGGGCGAAGGCGGCCGACGTTGCGAAGGCGGCGGAAACGGCGATCAGGACGACGGCGCGCATGGGATCAACATACCGCGACTTGCGGCGCAGGTAAGGCGGAGGAGGCCGGGCAGGCGGTGAGGGCTTCGCGGGTGGTAGGCCGGCTGGGATTCGAACCCAGGACCATTCGATTAAAAGTCGAATGCTCTACCACTGAGCTACCGGCCCGCACGCGGGGCCGCGAAGCGGCGCGGACCATAGGCGCCGCACCTTGCCGGCGCAAGCGCCCATGGCCTGGATTCGCCGCGCCCATACACTAGATTCAGAGCCGCTGCGGCGGGCTACGACGGCCGACCGGCGCGCCCATCACGGGCCCCAGCAAGGACGGTGGGTCAAAGCATTCCGCAAGGGCGCTTTCCCGCCGCAGCACCGCCTCCAAGCCTAGCGGATCACCCAGTCGGAGGCCCCCAGGCTCCAGGGGGAGACGCCGGGCAGGTGCAGGAAATAGCTGCCCCAGGGATCGCCCGAGCCCCAGCCGTCTGCGTCGTACAGCACCTTGCTCCCGCCCGCGCCGTCGTCGATCACCCGCAGGCGGCCGTCGGCGACCGGATCCGAGCCCCAGTAGCCGCTCCCCTCGAACAGGCCGCGCAGGTCGAGGACGTCGCCGTCCCGGAAGTCCGTCACCTGGATCGGCGCCCAGGGCAGGTCGGCGAAGGCGAAGCGGTCGGCGCCGTCGCCGCCCGTCAGCACGTCGTGACCGCGGCTGGCGTTCAGGGTGTCCGCGCCGGAACCGCCGGTGAGGCGGTCGCCGGGGAAGCCGGAGGTCAGCACCATGCCCGCGGCCGGTCCGCCGCCGGGCGGCGGGGCGCCGGGGCCTGGCCCTGGACCAGGGCCAGGACCGGGCGGGTGCGCGGTTCCCCCGGTCAGGGTCTCGGGGGTCAGGCCGACGGTGGAGACGCCGCGCAGGTGCGCCACATAGTCGGGCCAGGCGCCGCCCGGTCCGTCCGGGTCCACGCAGACCTTGGTCCCGCCCATGCCGTCGTCCATCAGCACGACGCGCTCGGCGGCCGGTGCGCCGTTCAGAAGGCCGCTCAGGTCCAGCCGGTCGACCCCGACCTGGAAGTCGTGGATCTCGGTCGGCGACCAGGGCGTCCGGTGGAAGGCGAACACGTCGCCGCCGCCGCCGCCGGTCATCTGCTCGCCGCCGTTGCCGGCGGTCAGCGTGTCGGCGCCCGCGCCGCCGGTCATCACGGCCCCGAAGCCGTCGGACGTCAGCGCCATGCCGGCGCCCCCGTTATCGCCCGGCGGCGGCGAAGGAGGCGGCGGCGGAGGCGGCGGCGCCGGGGCGGGCGCCTCGGCTCCCGGCAGCGCCCAGGCCTTCACGTAGTCGACCTTCAGCTCGGCCGGCCAGGGCGTCGTCCCGTCGGGCGAGCCCGGCCAGTTCCCACCGACCGCCAGGTTGACGATCATGTGCATGGGCTTGTCCATGTCGGCCGGAGTGGCCGTCCGCCAGATCTCGGTCCCGTCGACGTAGAAGACGATCTCCTGCGGGCTCCAGAGCGCGCCGTAGGTGTGGAAGCCGTCGCCGGGGGTGTAGTTCTGCAGGCCGGCGGCGGGAACGGCGTTCGAGTGGATCGCCGTGTACGGCACGTTGGTGTCCGACCCCAGGCCCTCGAGGACGTCGATCTCGTTGTTGTTCTCGCCCAGCAGCCAGAACGCCGGCCACAGCCCCTGGCCCTCAGGCAGCTCGGCCCGCATCTCGAAGTAGCCGTAGGTCTGGGTGTAGTGGGAATCCAGCATCCCCGAGGTGTACTCGTAGCCCCACATGTTCTGGGCCTGCCAGCCGGACGGCTGGGCGGTGATGGTCAGCATGCCCCCGCCCACGCTGTAGGGATTGAGCCCGAGCGGCGCGCCCGTCGTGCCCTTGAAGTCCGGCGCGACATAGACCTGCAGCTCGCCGTTGCGGGGCAGGGTGAAGCTGTTCAGCCCGTCGCCGGCGTAGCCGAAATTGGTCTTCCAGACCGAGCCCAGCTGCAGGCTGTCGAACTCGTCCACGAATGTCGGCGCGCCGAGGCGGCCGTAGTCCAACGGAAGCTGGAAGTCGCGGGCGGCGAACTGGCCGATGCTGGCGTTGCGGAAGACGACCTGCGTCCCGCCGTCGTTCAGCACGACGTCCGACCCCTGCTGGCTCATGGCGGCCTTCACCTGGTCGAAGCTGGTGAGGTTCCCGCCGACGAGGCGCACCTTGTCGGACCAGGACTGGAAGTCCTGGATCACCTTGTTCCCCTCGCCCTGCCTGACGATGAAGGTGTCGGCGCCCCCGCCGCCGATCAGCACGTCCTCGCCCCGGCCGCCGTAGATGAACTGATCGCCGTCCAGCCCCTGGACGATGTTCGCCTGGTCGTTGCCGGCCGCGTAGCTGCCGCCGCCGAAGACGACGAGGTTCTCCACGTTGTCCGGCAGGGTGAAGGACGACCAGATCTTCACCGTGTCGACGCCGCCGCCCGCCCATTCGGTGACCACGTCGCGGCTGTCGCGCACCCAGTAGAAGTCGTCTCCGCCGCCGCCGGCCAGGGTGTCGTGGCCGCCGCCGCCCTCGAACTCGTCGGGGCCGTCCGATCCGTAGATCGTCTCGCTCGCCCAGGAGCCTTTGACGTAGCGCACGCCAGCCTGGTTCGTCTCGGGCAGCAGGGCGCCCGAGGAGTTTCGATAGCCCATCGAGGAACTCCGATCGTTTTCAGCAGCTTTTGGATGGGTCAGCCGGCGGCCTGACGACCGCGCGGCGCGTCCCCGCGACAAAATGCGCCTTAGTAGACGCTTCCGGCCGCGGCAATCCGATACTGTTGTGAAGCTTTCAGGTTATTGTCGATAAGTCGACGGGGCTGCGGCGGCCGGTCGCAGCCGTCGAGTAAAGCCACATTTTGGACGTGGATGCATGGGTATAGTGCCGCTACGGCGGCGCTTGTTTACTTTCATCGACCTGTTGCGATGCCGCCGAGCCCCGTCACGATTCGCCTTTGATGGACTCGCTCGCCCTGCACGTGACAGGCGCCGGCCGCGCCGCTACAGGGAAGGGGGGGCTCGCGGGGAATCGAGCTTGGGTCGACTGATCTATGCCGTCGCCGCTGCGGCGGCCCTGTGCGTCCAGGGACTGGGCGCGGAAGCCCGGGCCGAGCCGCGTGCGCGCGTCGAGGGCGAGCTCGGCGACGACCTGCGTGATGCGATCCAGCGCGCGATCGGCGACATCGACGATCCCATCGAGACCCGCTTCGAGGCCCGCCGCCGCGCCCGCGCCGCGGCCGAGGACGCCATCGCCGTTCTGCGGTCCGAAGGCTACTACGCCTATTCCGTCGAACCGGACGTCAGCGAGAGCGATCCGCCGGTCCCGCTGGTCCGCATCCAGCCGGGGCCGCGTTTCACGCTGGGCGAAGCGGCCATCGACTGGCAGGGCGAGGCGCCTGACGAGCCCAGCCAGGCCGCGGCCCGGGACGCCGTTGACCTGGAGCCGGGCGCCCCCGGTCGGGCGGCCGAGGTCGTGGCCGCGGAGGGCCGGATCGTCGCCACCCTCCAGGGCCGCGGCTACGCCGACGCCTCGCCCCGGCCGCGCGAGGTGATCGTCGACCACGCCGACGACAGCCTGACCCCCACCTATCGGATCGCCGCCGGGCGGCTGGTCCGCCTCAACGGGGTCGAGCTGCGCACCGACGGCCGGACCCGGCCCGCCTGGGTGGACGGGCTAGCGCCCTGGACCCCGGGCGAGCGCTACAGCCCGGACAGCGTGGGGGAGCTGGAGCGGCGGCTGCTGGACACCGGCGTCTACGATTCCGTCACCGTCGCGCTGGCGCCGGCCGAGCGGGAGACCGCCGAAGGCCTGCGGCCGGTGGTGGTGAGCCTCGCCGAACGCAAGCGGCGGTCGATCGAGGCGGGGGCGAGCTATTCCACCACGGACGGCGCGGGCGTCGACGTCCGCTGGACCCGCTACAACGTGCTTGGCCGCGCCGACACCCTGGCGGTTCTGGGCCGCCTGTCCGAGCAGGACAGCCGGGTCGGCGTGGACCTGACGCTGCCCCACTGGCGGCGGGCGCAGCAGACGCTGGTGCTGGGCGCGGCCGCCTACGACGTCTCGACCGACGCCTATGACGAGACCGGCTTCGGCGTGCGGACCGACGTCACCCGCAGATACGGCAAGACGTCGTATCTCACCGTCGGCGGGACTCTGGACGCCAGCCGCACCAAGGATCGCCGTCCCGAGGACCTCTCCAGCCTCGGCCGCGACATCGTTACGGCGTCCGTTCTCGGCGAAGTGCTGCTGGACCGCTCGAACGATCCCCTCGATCCGCGCCGCGGCTGGCGGGTGGCCGCCCGGGCCGAGCCCACCGTCCTGCTGGGCGAGGAGAACCTGCCGTACGTGCGCGTGCAGGTGCAGGGAACGGGCTATCTGCCGCTGGACGACCAGGCGCGCACGGTGCTGGCGGGACGGCTGCGGGTCGGGCGGATCCTGAACGGAAGCATCCCCGAGGTGCCGGCCTCCCGCCGCTTCTTCGCCGGCGGCGGCGGCTCGGTGCGCGGCTTCCCCTACCAGGCCGTGGGTCCCAGGCTCGCCGACAACACGCCGAAGGGCGGGCTCTCGCTGTTCGAGGCCTCGGCCGAGGTGCGCCGCGACCTGACCGAGCGTTGGGGCGTGGCGCTATTCGTCGACGCCGGCTCGGTCGGCTCCAGCGGGGCCGTGGACCTGGGCGACCTGGCGGTCGGGGCAGGCTTCGGCGTGCGATACAACCTCGGCTTCGCGCCGATCCGGGTGGACATCGCCACGCCCGTCTCCAACCGGCGGGGCGAGGCGGCCTTCCAGATCTACCTCAGCATTGGGCAGAGCTTTTGAGCGAGCCCGAAGACACCCCGCCGGTCCCGGCCGCGCTGAAGCGCTCGGCGCTTCCGAAGACGATCGTCGCGATCGCCGTCGTCGTGCTGGTCGTGCTGGCGGGCCTGTTCGCGGCGACTCGCTGGGGCGTGCTGACGCCCCAGGCCCGGCTGATGATCGAGGCCCGCACCGACGGACTGAAGCTTGGCCGGTTCGGCGAGCTGACCCTCGAGGGCCTGTCGGGCGACGTATGGCGCGACTTCCGGGTCCGGCGGCTCACCATCCGGGACGAAGAGGGCGTCTGGCTGGAGGCGAGAAACCTTCACATCCAATGGCGTTATCTCGAACTCCTGAGGCGACGTTTCGACGCCGACCTGGTGGAGGCCGAGCAGCTTCGGCTGATCCGCCGCCCCACCCTGGGGCCCAAGGGCAAAGACCGCGGACTGCCCGTCTCGTTCCACATCGACCGCCTTCGCACGCAGGTCGTCCTCGAGCCGGAATTCAGCTTCCGCCGCGGGGTCTACGACCTCGACGGCCGGCTGGCGCTGGAGCGTCGAGGCGGGCGCAGCGGGCGGATCACGGCGCTCAGCCGGCTCCATCCGGGCGACCGCCTGCACGTGGACTTCGCCTTCGGGCCGATGCGGCCGCTGCGGCTGACGGCGGATGCGGTGGAGGCGCAGGGAGGAGCCCTGGCGGGCGCCCTCGGTCTGGCCGCCGACCAGCCGTTCGAGCTGACGGTGCGCGCTTCCGGCCAGGCCTCGGAGGGCCAGTTCCTGGCGCTGGCGCGGTCCGGCGAGCTGGTCCCGTTGCGCGCCCGCGGAGCCTGGAACCCGGCGGGCGGCCAGGCCGGCGGGCGCATCCTGCTCTCGGCCTCGACGCTCACGAGGCCGTACATGGCGCGCCTCGGCCCGGAGGTGCGGTTCGGGATCGCGGGCCGGCAGGCCGAGACGGACCTGCACGCGCTCGCCGCCAGAGTCTATGCCGAGAACCTCGCGCTCAGGCTCGACGGGCGCGGCAACCTGGGCGAGCGGCGTCTTGGACCGCGCGGCGTGGCCGTGGAGGCGCAGGTCCCGTCGCTGAAGCGGCTGGCGGGCGGCCCGCAGGCCGGCGCGGCGCGGGTGTCGGGCCGGCTCACCGGCGCGGGCGCGGAATGGCGCTTCGCCGGGGCGGGTGCGGTCCAGGATCTGCAGCTCGCCGGCTACGGTCTCGCCCGCGTGTCGGGGCCGATCGAGATCGTCCGCACGCGCCGGGAGATCGGCGTGGAGGCGCAGCTTTCGGGAGCCGGCGGCCGCGGGGACGGCTTCCTGGCCGCGGTGCTGGGCGGCGCGCCGAGCGTAGCGCTCGACGGGGCCCGGCTCGCCGATGGTCGCCTCCTGCTGCGCGGGCTGGACGTCGCCGGCCGGGGCCTGGAGGTGGAGGCCAGCGGCGGCCGCAGCCTGCTCGGCGCCCTGACGTTCAAGGGCCGCGCCGAGGTCTCGAACCTCGCCGCCTGGCGTCAGGGCGCGGCCGGCGGAGCGGGCATGACCTGGTCGGCCTCGCAGGCCCGCACCGGCGCGCCCTGCACCTTCACAATCGACGCCCGGGGCCGCCGCCTCGCCACCGGAATGGAGGAGCTGGACCGTCTGCTCGGGGCCCAGCCCAGGCTGCAGGCGCAGGCGAACTGGCAGGCCGGCGCGCTGTCGGTCGCGCGGGCGAGTCTCGACGGCGCCGCGCTCGACGCCCGCGCCGCCGGCGCCATGCGGCGGGACCGCACCCTGGCCTTCAAGGCCGACTGGAACGCCGCCGGCCCCTTCCGCGCCGGACCCGTGGAGATCACCGGCCGGGCGCGCGGCGAGGGAGCGCTGACCGGCACGGTGGGCGAGCCGCGGCTCGACCTGCTGGCCGACATCGAGGCCGTCGACGTGCCGCGCCTACCGCTCAAGGACGCCCGGGTGACGCTCAGCTTCGTGCGCCGGCCGAGCGGCTCCAGCGGCGCCGTGGCCGTGGCCGCCGAGAGCGCCTATGGCCCGGCGCGGGCGCGGTCGGACTTCCGCTTCCCCGAGGGTGGCGTGGATCTCACCGACCTGTCCGTGGACGCCGGCGGCCTGACCGCCTCGGGCTCGCTGTCGCTGCGCCGCCGCAGCCCCTCGGCCGCCGACCTGTCGCTGGACGTCGTGCGCGGCGCCTTCCTGGACGCCGGCCGGGTATCGGGCGCGGTGCGGATCGTGGATGCGGGCGCGCCCCGGGCCACGCTGGACCTGCGTGCCCAGAACGCGCGGCCGGCCGGCTCGGCGCTGACCATCCGCAACGGACGGATCACGGCGGATGGCCCTCTGGAGCGACTGCCGTACACGGCGCTGGTCGAGGGCGCGTCGCGCCGCGGCGCCTGGCGGATCGACGGCCGCGGCGTGCTGGCGGACACGGGGCCTGGCTACACCCTGACTTACCAGGGCGCGGGCCGCCTCGGCCGCCGTGACATCAGCACGGTCGAGCCGGCGGTCTTCCGCTTCGGCGGGGGCGAGCGGGCGGCGCGCCTGCGGCTGGCGGGCTCGGACGGCGGCCGGATCGACGTCGACGCCGTCCTGGGCGAAACGGCGGTGGACGTCGACGCGCGGGTCGCCGGGGTGACCCTCGGCATGTTCGATCCCGACCTCGCCGGACGCATCGACGGCACGCTTACGCTGGCCGGCCGCGGCTCCGAGCTGACGGGCGGGTTCGAGGCCCGGCTGGCTGACGCGCGCGGGCGCGGCGCCCCGGCCGACCAGGGCATGGACGGCGTGGTCCGTGGCCGGCTGGCCGGTGACGCCCTGCGGCTGGAGGCCGAGACCCGCAACGAGCAGGGCCTGCGGGCCGACGCCGATCTGATGCTCCCCGCCGTGGCGACCGCTGCGCCCTTCCGCGTCGCCATCGCGCGCCAGCAGCCGATGCGCGGCCGGTTCTTCGCCGAGGGCGAGGTGCGGCCGCTGTGGGACCTGCTGTTCGGCGGCGAGCGGGCGCTCGCGGGCTACGTCCGCACCGAGGGGACGCTGGGGGGCACGCTGGCCGATCCCAACGCCGTCGGCCGCTTCTCCGTGGAACGCGGCCGTTTCGACGACGGCGGCACGGGCCTGTCGCTGCGCGACGTGACCTTGCAGGCCGATTTCACCCGCAACGCGGTCAACGTCACCCAGGCGAGCGGCGTGGACGGGCAGGGGGGCTCGGTGTCGGGCCAGGGCCGGATCAGCCTGCTGCGCGACGGCGTCTCCAGCTTCCGGCTGGACCTGCGGAGCTTCCAGCTCATCGACAACGAGATCGCCACGGCGGAGGCGAGCGGCCGGGCCACCATCGCCCGCGCCGCTGACGGAAAGGTCCGGCTCTCGGGCGATCTCACGATCGACGAGGCCGAAGTGGCCGCCGACCTGCCGACCCCTTCCGGCGTCGTGGCCATGGACGTGAAGGAGATCAACCGGCCGCCCGAGCTGGACGCGGGCGTTCCGCCGCCCGCGACGCGCGGTTCGGGCTGGCTGCTCGACGTGAACCTGAAGGCGCCTCGACGCGTGTTCCTGCGCGGTCGCGGCCTGGACGTGGAGCTGTCTCTGGACGCGCACGTGGGCGGCACCACGACCCGCCCCGACCTGTCGGGCGTCGCCCGTGTGGTCCGCGGCGACTACGAGTTCGCGGGCAAGCGGTTCGAGTTCGACGACGACAGCGTCGTCTACCTCGCCACCCAGCCGCAGAACATCCGCCTGCAGCTCGACGCCGTCCGGGACGATCCGACCCTGCGGGTGACCGTGCGGATCCGCGGCACGGCGGCCCGGCCGGAAGTCACCCTGGCGTCCTCGCCCAGCCTGCCGAACGACGAGATCCTGTCCCAGGTGCTGTTCGGACGTTCGGCCGCCCAGCTCTCGCCGGTGGAGGCGGCCCAGCTCGCCTCGGCGCTCTCCTCGCTCACCGGCGGCGGGGGCCTGGACGTGATCGGCAACCTTCGGGCCTTCGCCGGCCTCGACCGGCTGGCGTTCGGCGGCGGCGACGAGTACGGCGTCACCGTCTCGGGGGGCAAGTATCTGACCGACGACGTCTATCTGGAGCTCACCGGCGGCGGGCGAGAGGGCGGGGCGGTCCAGGTCGAGTGGCGGGTGCGCCGCAACCTGGCGATCATCTCGCGGGTGACGGGCCTGGGCGAGAACCGCCTCGCGGTCCGCTGGCGCAGGGACTACTAGGCCGCCGTGCGCCCGCCGGCCTTGGCGTAGGCCTGGGTGCCGCGGGTGAAGACCCGATCCGTCGGGAGGACCGCCTCGATCGGCACGTCGCTGGCCGCGGCCAGGCGCGCATAGATGGGGGCGAAGTCCTGCAGCGTGGCGTCCAGCAGGCTCTGCAACGAGGGGATCACGAAATAGACCTGCTGGAAGTCGTCGATCCGGTAGGGCGTGCACATCACGCGCTCCAGATCGAAGCCCAGCCGGTTGGGGGAGGGATCGTCCAGGGCGAAGATCGACTCGGCGCGGCTGGACACGATCCCGGCGCCGTAGATCCGCAGGCCCTGCGGCGTCTCCAGCAGGCCGAACTCCACGGTGTACCAGTAGAGGCGGGCCAGGTTGTGCAGCCGCCCAAGGCCAAGGGCGCGGCGTCCGCCCTCGCCGTAAGCCTGCATGTAGTCGGCGAAGACCGGATCGGTCAGCATCGGCACATGGCCGAACACGTCGTGGAAGATGTCCGGCTCCTGCAGGTAGTCCAGCTCCTCCGGCTTGCGGATGAACTGGCCCGCGGGGAAGCGGCGGTTGGCGAGGTGGTCGAAGAAGACGTCGTCCGGCACCAGACCCGGCACCGCCACGACGGTCCAGCCGGTCAGGCGCCTCAGCTCCTCGTTGATGCGGGCGAAGTCGGGAATCCCGGCGCGGTGCAGGTCCAGCGCCTCCAGCCCCTTCAGGAACGGATCGGCTGCGCGTCCGGGCAGGAGGGCCGCCTGCCGCTCGTAGAGGGTGATCCAGACGTCGTGGTCGGCCCGCGAATAGGCGTCCCAGTTCTGGTCAATGGTCCAGTCGGGCCGCGCGCCGGGGGGCGGGCCCTCGAAATGGCCGTCTCCGCTCATGCTCGGGAGAATGGACCCGTGTTCGCGGAAGTTCCGTTCTGAATGGGCCCGCAATCGGCTAGTTGCAGGTGAAACTTTTCCCGACCGGCGCCGCTGCGAAGAGGTTATTTCTCCGGCGCCCGTCGCCGCTTAGTGGCTGATCCGCGGGCGCAGCTTGTACTGGCCCTCGCCGAAGGATTCGAAGAGCAGCGTGGCCTGCGGATGGCCCACGGGCTGGCCGCTCTCGTCTGGGACCAGGTTCTGCTCCGAGACATAGGCCACGTAGGCGCTGTCGTCGTTCTCGGCCAGCAGGTGGTAGAACGGCTGGTCCTTGTGCGGCCGGATGTGTTCCGGGATCGAGAGCCAGTATTCTTCGGTGTTGTTGAAGGTCGGGTCCACGTCGAAGATCACGCCGCGGAAAGGATAGACGCGGTGGCGGACGACCTGGCCGATCGTGAATTTGGCGAGTCGCGTGCCCATGAACTCGAATCTAGACCCCATCTGCTGACTGGAAGGTGAACGTAGCGCCGTCGCGCGGCCGTTCAAAGGCTGCGCTTCCGACGCCGTCAAGCGCTTGCTACAGTCGCCGCGAAATGAGGCGGCTCCCCTGGGTCGGCCTGCGAAGGACGGAAGCAGTCCATGAATGAGGCGCCGCGCGCGCCGGGCGCCCGCGACGGGCGCGACCGGATGAGGTCTGCCGGTGAGCCGCCCTGCTATGCGGCCCTGGACCTCGGCACCAACAACTGCCGCCTGCTGATCGCCACGCCCTCGCCGACGGGCTTCCGGGTGGTCGAGGCCTATTCGCGGATCGTTCGGCTCGGGGAGGGCCTGACCCAGAGCGGACGACTGTCCGAGGCGGCCATGGAGCGGGCCCTGGCCGCCCTGAAGGTCAGCGCCGAGAAGGTGCGCCGGCGGCGCGTCGTCCGTTTCCGGGCCATCGCCACCCAGGCCTGCCGGATCGCCGAGAACGGTCCCGCCTTCGTCGAGCAGGTGGCGAACGAGACGGGCGTGCGGCTCCAGATCATCCCGCCGCAGGAGGAGGCCCGCCTGTCGGTCACCGGCTGCCTGAACCTGCTGGACCGGGCGATGGAGGCGGCCCTGGTCGTGGACGTGGGCGGCGGCTCCACCGAGCTCTCCTGGGTGGACCTGAAGGAGGCTCCTCCCGAGGGCATGCCGCCGATCCGGGCGTGGCTCTCGGTGCCGATCGGCGTGGTCACGCTGGCCGAGCGCTTCCCCGAGGGCGAGGCGGCCACCGAGGGCTGGTTCCGCGCCATGGTCGAGACGGTGAAGACCGAGATCGCCGCCTTCCGCCGCGCCGATCCGCTGAAGCCGGTGTTCGAGGCCGACCGGGCGCACCTCGTCGGCACTTCGGGGGCCATCACCAGCCTGGCGGGCATGCACCTCGAACTCCCCCGCTACGACCGCAGCCGCGTGGACGGCATCTGGATGAGCCGGGACGAGTGCGACGCGGCCGCCGGACGCCTCCTGGCGCTGAACGCCCGCGAGCGCGCCGACCAGCCGTGCATCGGCCCCGACCGCGCCGACCTGGTGCTGGCCGGCGCCGCGATCCTGCAGGCCGTGCAGGAACTGTGGCCGTGTTCGCGAGTCCGCGTGGCCGACCGCGGCCTGCGGGAAGGCATCCTCCTCTCCCTGATGTCCGAACGCGGGGGCCGCCGCCGCCGCAGGCGCCGCCGCGGCGGCCGGAGCCCGTCATGACCGAACCGCCCCGCAAGCGCATGGTGAAGCCGCCGACCGGCGGGCAGGAGGGCGGCCGCGGCAAGCCCGCGCGCCTGAAGACCGCCAAGCAGCGCACCCCGTCACAGCAGGCCTGGCTCGAGCGCCAGGTGAACGATCCTTTCGCCGCCAAGGCGCGAGCGCTGGGCTACCGCAGCCGGGCGGCCTTCAAGATCAGCGAGATCGACGACCGCTTCCACCTGTTCCGAAAGGGCGTGCGGGTTGTCGACCTGGGTCTCGCCCCCGGCGGCTGGACCCAGGTGGCCATCCAGCGGGGCGTCACCGACATCGTGGGCGTCGACCTGCTGCCGGTCGAGCCCCTGCCGCCGGCGCACATCCTGCAGATGGACTTCACCGACCCGGCCTGCGGTCCCAAGCTGATCGAGCTGCTGGGCGGTCCCCCGGACGTGGTGATATCGGACATGGCGCCCAACACCATCGGCCATCGCGAGACCGACCACCTTCGCATCGTCGGCCTCATCGAGGCGGCGATCGACTTCGCGGTCGAAGTGCTGAAGCCGGGCGGGACGTTCGTGGCCAAGGCCTTCCAGGGCGGCGGCACCGACCAGATCATCGCGGGGCTGAAGACCCGCTTCAAGGACGTCCGCAACATCAAGCCGAAGGCCAGCCGGCAGGACAGCTCCGAGGTCTTCCTGGTCGCGACGGGGTTCAAGGGGCGGGCGGCTCCGGCGTCCTAGCGCCTTCCGCCACCAGCCAGTCGCGGAACTTCGAAAGGGCCCGGCTTTCCGCCCCCGGCGTCGTCAGCATCGCGAAAGCGCTGGCCGAGCGGTGGAAGCCCGCCGGCGCGACGAGCCGACCCCTCCGCACCTCGTCCACGCACAGCGGCCACGACAGCACCGCCGCGCCCAGGCCGGCCAGCGCCGCGTCCATTGCGAAGTGGACGTGGGCGAAGGGCCGCTCGTTGACCAGCGGCAGCTCCAGCCCGGCGAGCTCGGCGAAGATCGGCCACGCCTCGGGGTGGGTGACGGCGGCCAGCCGCGGCGCGGCCAGCACGTCGTTCCCGTGCCGGGCGGCGCACTCCGGCGACATCACCGCGCCCAGGGCGTTGCGGATGAAGGGCGTGCAGTTGGGATCCGAGAGGCGGGCGAGGGGCACGATCCTTACCACGGCGTGGGCGCCGCGCTGGGAGGTGGCGTGCGGCGCCAGCTCCGACAGGTGCAGGCGGATGTCAGGGTGCCGGGCCTGGAAGCCGGCCAGGCGGGGGATCAGCCATTTCACCGACAGGCTGGCGTTGACCGCCACATGCAGGTCCTCCCCGCCCTGACGCGTCCGCCGCACCGCCGCGTCGATCCGGTCGAACGCCTCGGTGAGAGAGGGGGCCAGATCCCGGCCCGCGGGCGTCAGGGCCAGGCGATGCTTCGGCCCCGAGATGAGCCGCACGCCCAGGCTCGCCTCCAGCGCCTTCACCTGGCGGCTGACGGCCGACGGCGTCACGTGCAGTTCCTCGGCCGCCAGCGTCACCTTGCCGGTGCGCGCCACAGCCTCGAAGGCCCGAAGCGCGTTCAGGGATGCCGGCGGGCCGCTTTTGAGTTTTTCGAACATACTGGAGCCAATAAGTCGT
The Phenylobacterium zucineum HLK1 genome window above contains:
- a CDS encoding translocation/assembly module TamB domain-containing protein is translated as MSEPEDTPPVPAALKRSALPKTIVAIAVVVLVVLAGLFAATRWGVLTPQARLMIEARTDGLKLGRFGELTLEGLSGDVWRDFRVRRLTIRDEEGVWLEARNLHIQWRYLELLRRRFDADLVEAEQLRLIRRPTLGPKGKDRGLPVSFHIDRLRTQVVLEPEFSFRRGVYDLDGRLALERRGGRSGRITALSRLHPGDRLHVDFAFGPMRPLRLTADAVEAQGGALAGALGLAADQPFELTVRASGQASEGQFLALARSGELVPLRARGAWNPAGGQAGGRILLSASTLTRPYMARLGPEVRFGIAGRQAETDLHALAARVYAENLALRLDGRGNLGERRLGPRGVAVEAQVPSLKRLAGGPQAGAARVSGRLTGAGAEWRFAGAGAVQDLQLAGYGLARVSGPIEIVRTRREIGVEAQLSGAGGRGDGFLAAVLGGAPSVALDGARLADGRLLLRGLDVAGRGLEVEASGGRSLLGALTFKGRAEVSNLAAWRQGAAGGAGMTWSASQARTGAPCTFTIDARGRRLATGMEELDRLLGAQPRLQAQANWQAGALSVARASLDGAALDARAAGAMRRDRTLAFKADWNAAGPFRAGPVEITGRARGEGALTGTVGEPRLDLLADIEAVDVPRLPLKDARVTLSFVRRPSGSSGAVAVAAESAYGPARARSDFRFPEGGVDLTDLSVDAGGLTASGSLSLRRRSPSAADLSLDVVRGAFLDAGRVSGAVRIVDAGAPRATLDLRAQNARPAGSALTIRNGRITADGPLERLPYTALVEGASRRGAWRIDGRGVLADTGPGYTLTYQGAGRLGRRDISTVEPAVFRFGGGERAARLRLAGSDGGRIDVDAVLGETAVDVDARVAGVTLGMFDPDLAGRIDGTLTLAGRGSELTGGFEARLADARGRGAPADQGMDGVVRGRLAGDALRLEAETRNEQGLRADADLMLPAVATAAPFRVAIARQQPMRGRFFAEGEVRPLWDLLFGGERALAGYVRTEGTLGGTLADPNAVGRFSVERGRFDDGGTGLSLRDVTLQADFTRNAVNVTQASGVDGQGGSVSGQGRISLLRDGVSSFRLDLRSFQLIDNEIATAEASGRATIARAADGKVRLSGDLTIDEAEVAADLPTPSGVVAMDVKEINRPPELDAGVPPPATRGSGWLLDVNLKAPRRVFLRGRGLDVELSLDAHVGGTTTRPDLSGVARVVRGDYEFAGKRFEFDDDSVVYLATQPQNIRLQLDAVRDDPTLRVTVRIRGTAARPEVTLASSPSLPNDEILSQVLFGRSAAQLSPVEAAQLASALSSLTGGGGLDVIGNLRAFAGLDRLAFGGGDEYGVTVSGGKYLTDDVYLELTGGGREGGAVQVEWRVRRNLAIISRVTGLGENRLAVRWRRDY
- the phhA gene encoding phenylalanine 4-monooxygenase — protein: MSGDGHFEGPPPGARPDWTIDQNWDAYSRADHDVWITLYERQAALLPGRAADPFLKGLEALDLHRAGIPDFARINEELRRLTGWTVVAVPGLVPDDVFFDHLANRRFPAGQFIRKPEELDYLQEPDIFHDVFGHVPMLTDPVFADYMQAYGEGGRRALGLGRLHNLARLYWYTVEFGLLETPQGLRIYGAGIVSSRAESIFALDDPSPNRLGFDLERVMCTPYRIDDFQQVYFVIPSLQSLLDATLQDFAPIYARLAAASDVPIEAVLPTDRVFTRGTQAYAKAGGRTAA
- the hspQ gene encoding heat shock protein HspQ; amino-acid sequence: MGTRLAKFTIGQVVRHRVYPFRGVIFDVDPTFNNTEEYWLSIPEHIRPHKDQPFYHLLAENDDSAYVAYVSEQNLVPDESGQPVGHPQATLLFESFGEGQYKLRPRISH
- a CDS encoding Ppx/GppA phosphatase family protein, encoding MNEAPRAPGARDGRDRMRSAGEPPCYAALDLGTNNCRLLIATPSPTGFRVVEAYSRIVRLGEGLTQSGRLSEAAMERALAALKVSAEKVRRRRVVRFRAIATQACRIAENGPAFVEQVANETGVRLQIIPPQEEARLSVTGCLNLLDRAMEAALVVDVGGGSTELSWVDLKEAPPEGMPPIRAWLSVPIGVVTLAERFPEGEAATEGWFRAMVETVKTEIAAFRRADPLKPVFEADRAHLVGTSGAITSLAGMHLELPRYDRSRVDGIWMSRDECDAAAGRLLALNARERADQPCIGPDRADLVLAGAAILQAVQELWPCSRVRVADRGLREGILLSLMSERGGRRRRRRRRGGRSPS